The Polyangium mundeleinium genome contains the following window.
CGTGCCGCCGGGCTGGGTCGTGGCAGGAAACCCGGCCCGGCTCGTCAAGCGCACGGATTAACGACTTCGCACGCGAAGCAAGGCGAACATCCCATCCGGAGAGACGTACTCCCGCTCCAGGAGGAAGCGCTCCGGGGGTTGATCGGCCGCGCGGCCGAGCCAGGCGGAGAGCTCGGAAGGCCGGTAATCGTGCGGCCGGTACTGGAACGAGGCGAAATGTTGAAAGCCTCGTTCGAACGAGAGCTCCAGAAAGCGGTGCTCGCGTCGCGCCGTAAACCCCTCTCGATCGAGCGCGAGGAGAAACGATTGGGAGGGCGCGTCGAACCAGTAGCTGAGCACGCCGTCGTCGACCTCGATGAACTTCGGCAGCCCGTTCGGGTACCGCTTCCGCACCTCGGGCACGGTCCTTTGGTGGAACCGCAAAAAATCCCCGTTGTATGCGACGTGCCGGTGGTATTTGAAGAAAAACGCGAGGCCGAGCGCCACGGCGACGGCGCAGGCAACCACCTTCCCGGGCGAAGGTCGCGGCGCGGCGAGGGCCGGGAAGCGGAGCCGCGGGAGGCGGAACGAAAGGACGAACAGGGTGGGGAGGAGCGTGGAGACGGGGAAGTACCAGTATCCCTGGTGCAGATAAAGCCCGAAGCAGAAATTGTAGGCGCCGAGCGCGATGACACCCAGCGCGGCGAAGACGAGCTGCACTTCGAGCCGCGTCGCCCTGCGCCGGCGAAAGGCGCAGGCCAGGATGTAGAGCAGCGAGAGGAGCGGCGGCAGGACGATCTGCGCCTCACGGCACGCATTGGGGAGCCACCACGGCGAGTTTTTCAGCGCGCCCTGGAAGAGGACCTTGATGAGGTGCGCGTGCTCCGGGTTCCATTTCGGAAAGGTCGTCTTTGCGGCCCCGCTGATGGGCATCAGCGATCCGAAATGGATCCGGTTGATCAAGAGGTAGGGCAAAAGCAGCGCGACGAACGCGAGGACCGCCGCGCCGGCCGCCTCCCGCCGGCCGCCTCGACGCAGGCACGAAAAGCAATACCCGGCCAGCATCGGCGCGGCGATGAGCCCGTGATCGAGGCGCGCGAGCGTGAAGGCCGCGAGCGCCGCCCCGACGTACGCCCCCGCCCGCGTGGAATGAAGGGCCGAGCGGGAGGTCGCGAGGAAGAGGGAGAGCGCAAAGAGCAAAAGGCAAAGCCCGCTCTCCATGCCATTCATGTAGCTCCACGGGGTCCCGAACACGGGGAGCCTCCAGTGGGGCAAACCCGCCTTCTCGATCAGCCCGAGGCCGAAATTCCAAAGGGGAAGGACGAGGAGCGGATACACGCCGACGGGCAGCAAAACGAAGGTCGGGGTCAGCCGGCGTGCGCGCAGAAGCGTCATGCCGAGGAGCCACGTCGCGCCCCCCACCGCGATCACGCTGCTCATGACGGCGAGAAAGAGGCCGATGTCGCCGAGCCCGGCCTTTTCCCGCACGAGCTCGGTGACCCCGATGAAGGCCTGCCAGAGCGGATGAAACCCGTTCGTGGGATGCTCTCCGTCGTAGGAAAACCTGCCGGTCCGCGCAAGGTTCCTGCCGATCGTGAGGTAATAATAGGTATCGATGGCCATCCAGTGAAAGGGGGCCGTCCGGATCGACGAGAGCAGGTCGACGAGCGCCGGAACCACGACGAGGAGCGTCGTCGTCACGGCAATCCATCGTCGCCGGAGAAACGAGCGGAGGCGCTCCCCAAACCTGCGCGGAGGTCGCATGGCGGGCGCGATAGCACCACCGTCGCGGGCCTTCGTCAACGCCTGCGGGCCCGGTCACCGCCCCGGCGAGGTCGGGGCGAGAGCGTTGTGCGTGCCGAGAAATCTCCATCCTCGCTCGAACCCGGGAAAACCCCGCACGACGCGCGCACCTGGACCACGCACGCCTCGTCGTTTCCTCTTCCAATCCGGACGGATGCGTGCGACATGGGCTACAGGTGGCAGTTCTATGAGTGGTTCCGAAGAGATGATTGACGTAGCTGGAGGACATGAAGGGGGGTTGGCAGAGGACCGCGCGCTGGTGCAGGCGCTCGAAGAGAAGGTACGGGCGCTCGAGGAGGAGCTGCGATTTTTCCGCACGCTCGCCGACGAGCTGCCACTCAGCCTTTACCACAAGGACCGCGAAGGACGTTGCGTATGGGCCAACGCGGCCCTGCTCGCGAGCGTCGGATCCGGGCTCGAAGAGGCGCTCGGCAAGACGGTGTTCGATTATTACCCGCGCGCGCTCGCGGAAAAATACGATGCCGACGACCGGCGCGTGATCGAGACGGGCGTGACCCTTCAGGACGTCGAGGAGCACAAAGCGCCCACCTCCGAGGGCTCGCGTTACGTGGAGGTCAAAAAGGTTCCCGTGCGGAATGCAGAGGGCGCGATCACCGGCTCGATGGGCATCTACTGGGACGTCACCGGCGTGCGCCGCGCCGAACGCCTGGAGGAGGAACGACAAGCGCAAGCCGCGACGTTGCGCGAGCTCGGCGCGCCGCTCCTCCCGCTCGCCGAGCGGGTCCTCGCGATGCCCCTCATCGGCCGCATCGACGCCGCCCGCGCCGCGCAAGCGCTCGATTCGTTGCTCCATGGCGTCTCCGAGCGCCAGGCCGCCGTGGTGCTGCTCGACGTGACGGGTGTCACCACGATCGACGACGACGTGGTGCGCCTGCTCGTCGACGCCGCCGGGGCCGTGCGGCTGCTCGGCGCGCGTGTGGTGCTCACCGGCGTGAAAGCGGCGATGGCTCAGGCCATGATCGAAATGGATGCCCGCCTGGAAGGGATTGTGACGTTGTCGACGATGCAGGCAGGCGTCGCGTGGGCGCTCGCGCGGCGAGGATGATGACGTTTGCCGGCGAGCTCCGCCGGCCGAGCCGCGTCACGGCACGACGGTCAGCGCGGGAAGTTGGGTGATCTCGAAGGAGAGCCCCGCGCCCGAGCCTGCGCCGTTCAGATCACAATAGGTCCACCGCGTCCCGTCGAGGCTCATGCGGTAGGCATACCGGTAGGCGCCTGGAACGGCGGGCGCGAGGAACGAGCCCTTGTATTCGTCGTCATTGCCGATCTGCGCGTTGTAGGTGGCCGAGAAGAACTGCCAGCCGCTCTGCGTGGTGGGGTTGATGTTGGCCGGGCCAAAGCCCACCTCGACCTTCAACGTCGCGCTCGCGTCGGCGGCCTCGGTCACGCCCGCCTCGTACGCCCGGCCGTAGATCACGGGCGTCATCGCCGATGCGGAGACCGTCAGCGAGACCGGGAGCTCGACGTTGCAGAAATCGAGCTCGTACGCCTGGTCCGATTCGTTGGCCGTGACGTCGCCCGCGCAGGCGCAGGCGCTCGCCATGCTCGCCGAGCTCCGCGGCGCGACCTGGGCCGTCGCGAAGTCGGCCTTGTTGTCGCCGGTGTCGGTGCACGCAGCGGCGAGGCGCTGGATCGATTGCGCGGCGGTCGACGCCCCCGGGGCCACGCCGCTCCCCTTGAAGCAGTTCGCGGTGGTCCCGTACCCCACGAAATCCAGGATCTTCGCGCCGCTGGGGCAGCTCCCGCTGAGCGCGGCGGTGGCGTTGACCAGGGCGATCTTGCCCGCCGAGGCGCTCATGTTCGTGGTGCCCGTCGCGTCGGACGCCGGCAAGGCCACGCCACTCGACCCGCCGGCCTGCGCCACCAGGTAATAACCGCCCGGCGCGAGGGTGCCGCTCAGGTTCGTCACGAGCCAGGACGTCCCTGCCGCGCTCGCGTATTGCACCGACCAACCGGCGAGGTTCACCGAGGAGCTGCCGCGGTTGTGCAGCTCGATGAAATCACTCTTGTACGTGGCGCCGGAATTCCCGCCTCCGCCGTAGATCTGGCTTATCACCACCGAGCTCGCGCAGGGAGCGGAGGTCGGCGGCGTGGCGGTGCCGAAGCCGACGCTCGAAGTGTACGCCGCCGCGAGCGCCGTTCCATCGGTCCCCTTGGCCGTCGCGGCGACACGGACGCGGTACGTCGTGCCATAGGAGAGCGCCGGAGACGGGGTCCACGTGGCCACGGTGCCATTCCCGGACATCACGGGCAGCGCCGCGGCGAAGCCGAGGCAGGTGGCGAATCCATCCGTCGAGACCTGGACCACGCCGGTGCAGGGTCCGACCGTGGTCTGCGCGGCGAGCGTGGCCGGATCCATGGCCCCGCTGAACGTGACCGCCACCGTGGAGGTCACCGGCGCGCCGGTCGCCGCGTCGGCGGGCGACGTTCCCACCACGGCTGGCGGCTGGCAAAGGCCGGTGGCGCAGAGACCGCTGTGGCAATCGGCCGGCGCGAGACAACTCTCGCCCACCCCGCAGGGCGGGCACCCCGCGCCGCCGCAATCGACGTCCGTCTCGGACCCGTTCTCGACCCCGTCGGCGCAGCTCGCGGCCTTGCAGACCCCGGCCGCGCAGACACCACTCGGGCATTGCGCGCCGGCATTGCACTGGACGCACAGGCCAGCGCCGTTGCAGACCTTTCCGCCGTTCTGGTTGCACGCCGTGTCGAGGGAGATCGGCGGGTTGGAAGGCGCGCCGGCGGCGCAGACGTCGGCCGTGCATGCATTCCCGTCGACAGGCACGTCGCTGTCGTCGACCTCGGGCGAGGTGCCGCCGGAGCCGTCGCAGGCCATCTGCATGCAATCGCCGGGCATCTGCGAGGGAAGAGGCGTCCCCGCAGCCGCATTCTCGACGCCGCACACCCCCATCACGCAGGTGCGGGCCTGGCACGTGGTGTCCGACCCCGGGCAATCCGCCGCGGTGAGGCATTCGACGCAAGCGCCGTCGCTATTGCAAATCGATCCGGCGTCGCCGCAGGCCGTGCCCGTCGGGACGGGCGGGTTCGAGCCGATGCCGCTGGTGCAGACGTCGCTCGTACACGGATTGCCGTCGACCGGCACGTCGCTGTCCTCGGGGACCGGGATCACCTCCCCCGCCCCGTCGCATTGCAGGATCACGCAATCGCCCGCCTTCTGCTCGGGCGTGGACGTGCCGGCCGGCACGGGCGCGGCGACGCACGCGCCGTCCTTGCAGATCGCCGTCTCGCACGGGTTCGCCGAGGGCTGGCAATCGTCGGCCTTCCGGCAGGACCCGCTGCCGCCCTGGCCGCCTTGGCCTGCTCCCCCGTCCCCGTCGGGGGGCGAACCCTCCGCGCACGCGCTGCCGAAGGCGGCGAGCGCTCCCAAGAACATCGCCCTGACAATCCTCTTCTTCATACCCTCGTCTTTCATGGAACCTTCGCGTCGACCTCGATCGCTCGCCCGGGTGGTAACGACTCCCATCGCAACGAATCGCCGACGAGCGTCGAGATTCGCTTCGGCCGCCCGCCGTCGAGGCGCATGAGATAAAGCCCAGGCCCCTCGCCCGAGGTGCGCGTCGAAAAGAAAGCCAGAATGCGGCCGTCGGGGCTACAGGCGGGATATCCGTTTCGACCCTGCCCCTGCGTCAGCCGCACCATGTCGCCGCCACGCTCACCCGCCGCCAACAGATCGCTGTCCTTGCCGCTGCCCACGGCGAACACCACCCGCACGCCGTCCGGGTGATTGCAGAACGTCGGCGCCGAGGCGAAGAGGCCCTCGGGCGTGATGGGCTTGCCGTCCACGTAGATCCGCTGTCCATAACGACCCTCGCCCGCGAAGGCCAGTTTGCCGCTCGGCGTGAAGGTCGGCCGCAAGGCCATGCCGACCCCGGAGGCGGGCGTGAGGTGCTCGAAGTCGGGCCCCGCGAACAGCTTGATCGTGCCCTCCACCCCGATCGAGACCGCGACCTGCGATCGATCCCGGGAGAACGCGAGCCCGTACACCGAACCTCGTACGGGCAGCGGGATCGTCCGGCCGCTCGCGGCGCGGAGCTGATATTCGCCGTGGTCCACGCTGGACGACCAGAAGAGCTCCTCGGTTTTCCCGAACGCAGGCGCGAGCGCGATCGCATCCGTGGGCGACACGGCCGCGGCGCCGTGGCCATCCGCGTCCATGGTGTAGACCTGGCGGAGCTTGCCCGTGCCGGCGACGAACGTCAGGTGGCTCCCGAACCCCCCATTTTTGCCCGTCAATGCGCCGATCAAGAGGTCCACGAGCCGATGGGATTCGGCCCGGAGATCCCCCGCCGGCACGAGGAAACGCCGCGCGAAGACCGGCGCGGCGCCGCGCGCCACGAGGTACACCCGCCCGGTGATCTCCACGCGATCCTGCCCCTCCCCCCGGCGCGCGCCCACCTGGATCAGCGCTTCGACGCGCTTCTTCGCCCAGGGCCGCACGTCCACCGCCGTCGCGAGCAGCGCCTCCTCCGGCGCCTCGCTCGGGGGCAAAAGCTCGAACTCGCCGCAGAGATCGAGGTCGCGGTGCGTGACGGCGTGCAAGGTCACGTCCTCGATGTCCGACGCGAGGGAAGGGACGACCGCGACGCGCGGGAGCGGGCGCGTCGCGCCGGCCACAACCACGATCGTGCCGAGCACGTCCGCGGTGCTTGGCGGGGCGTCGACCGCGGGCGTGTCCGCGGCGCGGGCGATCGAAGCGCCGGCCAAGAGCAGCGCGGTGCCCATGAAGAGCCGATGGAGGGCGCGCATCAATCGCATCGCTCCGGCGTGCAGGTGAAGGTGAGCGAGATCCGGTGCTGGACGATGTTCGGGTAGTTCTCCGGCGGAGGGGGGATCTCCTTTCCCCTCGCGCCCTCGAGCGCGGCGCGCGCGGCGGCGTCGAACGCCGCGTGGCCGCTCGGCGTGATCACGTAACTCGTGACCGTGCGGCCGCTCGAGACCTCGATCGTGGCGGCGACGCGGTATCGCGTGATCTCCTCGGGGCCGAGCCCCGACCCGGAGACCCGAAAGCGCTGGCTGAACCACACACGGATCCGGTCCCGATAGATGTCCACGGCGCGGGCCTCGAGCGGGTCCGTCTCGGTGCCGTCCGCAATGCCGTCCGCGTGTCCTTTCACGGGGACATTGGCGGGCGGCGTCTCGGCGGAGACGGGAATCGTCGTCTCGATTTGTTTTGCGACCTCGACGTCGGGGGGCGGAATCCTCGCCCCGGCGTCGGTCTCCGATACGACCGGCTGCGGCCCGTCCTCGCCCCGGGTCGCGTCCGCGGGAGAGGCGGCGGCCGCCGCGGCGCGCGCTTGCGGAGCTTGCCTCACCCAGCGGTCCGGGAGCTTCGTTCGGTCCCACGTCCCCCCGAGCTTGAGCGCGGGCGCGAGGTCGGGCGCGGGATCCACATCGACCGTCGGGCTCGGCTCGACCTCCTCGACATCGAGGACCGGCGCGGCGCCGGGCGGCGCTGGACGCTCCGCGCACACGAGGAGCAGGGCGCCTCCATGGACGGCCACGGAGGCGCAGAGCGTGATCGCGAGGGAGCGAGCACGCAAACCCGGAACGGCCGCGGGAGGGAGCGCGCGCATACCCCTCAATCCGCGAGGAAAATGTCGACGCGGCGATCGCGCGCCCACCCCTCCTCGTCGCCGCCCGACGCCTCGAGCTCGCCTCGGGACGAGGTTTGCAGGCGCGACGCCTCGAGCCCTTTCTTGCCGAGGAAGCTCGCCACGCTGCTCGCGCGCTTATGCCCGAGCCCGAAGTTGTATTCGGTCTCCCCGCGCGCATCGGCGTGACCAACGACTCGCATTCCTTTGCCGGCGAGGTTCCCGCTGGAGAAGCAGCGCGCGAGGGCGTCCAGCGACGACGCGGCGTCGGACTGAATGTACGAGGAGTCGAAGGCGAAATGCGCCTTCGGGATGTTGCCGCAAGCCTTGACGATGCGGTCGTCGATATGGACCGAGCTCGCGTCCGCGGGGGCGCTGCCCTTCGACGCGGACGCTCCCGCCGCCTGCCCGCTCGCGCCGGCTTCGCTGCCGTCACGCCCGGACGCCGCTTTCGGCCGGCTCGCCGGATCCGAACCGCAGCCCGCGACGAGCATGGCAAGCGCCGCCGCGATCGAAACGACAAGAATGCAACGGGATCGATCTCGCATGAGCATACCTCCTGGGGCAGGAATTCATCCGGATGTCGAGCCCACCGCGCCCGGACGCCGGCCGGCGTTGAGCACGACCGTGCGCAGGTCGTCGACATCAAAAGGTTTGTCGAACACCGCGAAAGCGCCCGCGGCCCGCGCACGCGCGTGCGTCGCCGCGTCGCCGAACGCCGTGGTCAGCACGAAGGGCGTGCGCCACCCGACCTCGCGCATGGACGCGAGCACGTCGAGCCCGCTCTTGCCGGGCATGCGGATATCCGAGACGATCACGTCGGGCGGGCTCTCTTCGAGCGCGCCCTGCGATACCGCGCGCAAGAACTCGAGGAGCTGCGTCCCGTTCTCGATCTCGATCACCGTATGCCCGTCCTTGCGCAGGGCCTGCGCGAGGAAGAGGCGCACCTCCAGGTCGTCCTCGGCGAGGACCACGCGCAAGGGCTCTCGACGCCGCGGATCGTCTCCGTCGACCACGAGGTCCCACGCCGCGCTCGATGTACGTCGCGCCATTGCGCCCGGGAATTGCAAGGAGCGCGCCACGCGGATCCGGGCCGAACACCGGCGGGATCGGGGGCCCGACGCGCGCCGCGAGCGCCGTGTTTCGCGGCGCTGTTGCATTCTGCGACGGAGACGCCTCAGTCGCTCGTGCCGTACCGCGCGAGCTTGCGGTACAGCGTGGCGCGATCGAGCTTCAGGAGCTCCGCCGCGCGCGTCTTGTTGCCGCGCACCGCCTCGAGGACCCGCAGAATGTACCGACGCTCCACTTCTTCGAGCGGCAAGAGCTCCGCGGGATCGTCCGTGGCCACCACCACGTGCTTGGCCTCGTGGGTGCGGATCTTCTCGGGCAGATCCTCCGCGCCGATCTGCTCGTACGTGGCGAGGGCGACGGCGCGCTCGATGCAATTGGAGAGCTCGCGGACGTTGCCCGGCCACGCATAACTCATGAGCTTGTCGGCCGCCTCGGGGGACAAGCCCGTGACGGGGCGCCCGGTCGTCGCGGCGAACTTCTCCACGAACCGCTGCGCGAGAAGCAAGATGTCCGTGCCCCGCGAGCGCAGCGGCGGCATCTCCACCTGGACGACGTGGATACGATAATAGAGGTCCTCCCGGAATCGGCGCTCCTCCACGGCGGCTTCGAGATCACGATTCGTCGCGGACACGATGCGCACGTCCACGGCCACCTCGTCGTCGCCGCCGATGGGACGCACGGTCCTCTCCTGCAAGGCCCGCAGGAGCTTCGGCTGCAGGCCGAGCGGCATGTCGCCGATCTCGTCGAGGAAGAGGGTCCCCCCGTGCGCCTTTTGAAAAAGGCCCGTGCGCGCCGCGCGCGCGTCGGTGAAGGCGCCACGGACGTGGCCGAAGAGCTCGCTTTCGAGCAACGCCTCGGGCATCGCCGCGCAGTTGATCGCGACGAACGGCCCGCTGCGCCGCGCGCTGCGCCGATGCAGGGCGCGCGCCGCGAGCTCCTTGCCCGTGCCACTCTCGCCCGTGATCAGCACCGAGGTATCGAGATCGGCCACCCGCTCCAGCAGGTCGGTCGCCCGCTTCATCGCCGCGCTCGCCCCGACCATCTCCTCGAACTCGCGCGCCTCCGCCGCCGCGCGCCGCAGCCGCCTCACCTCGTCGCGCAGCGCCCGGTGCCGCACCGCCCGCTCCACCGCGATGCGCAGCACTTCGAGCTCGAAGGGCTTGGGGAGGAAATCGTACGCGCCCGCGCGGATCGCCGCGATCGCCGTGTCGAGGCTGCCGAACGCCGTGATGACGATGACGGGCACGTCGGGCCGCGTCCCGACGATCCGCTCGCAGAGCGTGAGGCCGGTCATTCCCTTCATTTGCAGGTCGGCCACGACCACATCGAAATCCTCGGTCGCGAGCAGGTCGAGCCCCTGCTCGCCGCTCGTCCGGTACGACGTGACGAACCCGCGCTTCTTGAGCCCTGCGTCCAGCAGATCGCAGACGTCGGGCTCGTCGTCGATGATCAGGACACGCCCGGGGATGCTCGGCGGCACAAGGGCAGGTATACGCGAAACCGGCTGCCTTTGCCCGCCTCGCTGTCGACGCGGATGAACCCCTCGTGTTCCTGGACGATGCCATAGGAGACCGAGAGCCCGAGCCCGGTCCCTTCGCCCACGTCCTTGGTCGTGAAGAAGGGTTCGAAAATATGGGCCACGACGTCGGGAGGCATCCCCTCGCCCTCGTCGAGGACCTCGATGCAAGCGTACGTGGCCTCGTCCCCGCCGATGTCGCCGGGAGGCGCCGCGCGTTCTTCGTGAACCTTCACGCAGAGCCGCCCGCCTGCTTTCATGGCCTGGATGCCATTGACCACCAGGTTCGTGAGCGCCTGCTGGATCTGCTCGGCGTCGGCGTCCGCCTCGACGGGCGCTTCGCCGGTCTCGATCTCGATCGACACCGTCCGCTTGTCGGCGAGCGGCTTGAGGAGCGACACGGTGCGCCGCGTGATGGCGCGGAGGTCGAGGCGTGACTTCTCGGCGCCTCGCCGGCGCGCGAAATCGAGGAGCTGGCGCACGATGCGGATGATGCGATCGGTTTGCTCGGCGATGGTGCGCGCGTTCCTCTCGACCTCCTCGGGGCTCGTCCCGTCCTCGCAGAGCATCCGCGCGCGGCCCGAAATGACCTGGAGCGGCGCCCCGAGCTCGTGCGCGATGCCCGCGCCCAGCTTGCCCACGGTCGCGAGGCGATCGGCGTGGCGGAGCTGCTCGAGCGCGCTGATCCGCGCGTCCGTCTCCCGCGCCGCGCGCGCGTTGGCCTCCGCGAGGCGGTCGCACATGAGGTTCATCTCGTGGGCGAGCTGGCCGATCTCGTCGCGCTGGGAGAGCGCGAGGCGCGCCGAGAGGTCCCCCGCACCGACGCGGCGCGCCTGCGCGATGAGGCTCTGCATCGGCCGGCCGACGAACCATACGCCGAGGCCCGTGGCGATGAGCCCGCACACGAGCGCGACCGCGAGGTTCGCGAGGAACGTGTTGAACAGCGCCGTCCGCACGTATTGCTTCTCGCCCGCCAGCGATTCCGCGAGCTCGATGGCGCCGAGCGATCCTCCGCCTTCCGCGACCACGGGCACGAACGTGACGAGGTGCTCTTCGTTCACGTCGTCGAGGCGCGGGAGCCTGAGCACGACCTCCTCGCCCCTCGCGACGGGCTCGAGCGCGACGCGGGGCGCGGCGGGGGCGTCGACGCTCTCCGCGGGCACGTCGAGCGAGACCCAGCGAATGCGGACATGGCTCTCGCGCTGGTTGGCGAGCTGCACGACGGCGCGGGCGCGATCACGCCCGTCGGCTTGATACACCTCGGCGACGGCTGCGGCGAGGACGCGGCCATAGACGTGCGAGTCGTGGCGAATGTCCGTCTCGAAGAGCGTGATCAGACGCCGCACGCGGGTGTAGGCGTGCACGGCGACGACCGCGAATACGCCCAGGATGAGGGCGATGGCGAGCTTGCGGGCGAGAATCACCGCGGGATCGTACCATGGCGCGGTCCTTCGCCCGCATCCTCTCAGCGCCCCGCGATCCAGCCGTCGAACGTCCCCTCCCCGCGTGCGCTCCCTGCGTCGACCTTGATCCACAGATTGAGGAACGCCGTCCCCGCCGTCCTTTCGGGGTATTTCCGGTACGTCGCCGGCACCCGCGCCCCGAGCCCGTGGAACGTCACGATCCGCGTGCCCACCGGCAAAACGTCGAGCGCCGCTTCCACCCGCGCCGTGTCCTCGCGAAAACGCGCCTCGGTCAGCGGAATGGCGTCGTCGAGCCGCCTCGCCTCGGGGAAGATGTTTTCCTCGAATGGGTTGCAAAAATAGTACGCCCGGTACGTATCCCAATCGATAGCGTCGAGCGTGCCCGGCCGCACCTCGGCTCGACCTGCGAGCCCGAGCACGTCGATCACCTCTGTCGCGGTCTCGACGAGGGCCGCGCGGTGCTCGATTCCATGGAACACCGCGTCGGTCGTGAGCGCGCCCGCGATGCAGAGCTTGCCCACGCCCGCGCCGACGTCGAGCACGGGCCCGCCTGCCTCGGCGAGGAGGCGGCTCACCTTCCGTGCGACGACGAGGGGGGTCCAGAAGCGCGACGAGACGCGCCGGATGGGCTCGGGGAAGAGCTGATCGAAGGCGCGATCGGAGACGGGGCGCCCCGCGCGGACATCGTCGATCATCTTGTGGAGATCGACGTCGAGGTGGGGGCGCGTCATGCGAGGGTCAGAAGCCGGTGTACCGCAGGAACGCGTCCGGCTTCTTGCCGCCGTACGAGCCGTTCCAGTAGCCCTTCTTGTAGTTCGCCTCGGCCACCCCCGTCGAGGTCTGCGAGCCGATGAACGTGCCCTGATCCGGGTCGAGCACGATACCGATGTGTCCCGGCCAGTGGACGAGATCACCGGCCTGGGGCTCGGTCACCTTCTGGAAGTAGGGCGAACTGCCGAAGTCGTTCGCCAGCATGTAAGGGAACTTCGGGTTCACCGAAGCCCGCAGCACCGCGACGACGAACTGGTTGCATTTCATCTCGGCGTAAGAGATCTCCCGGCCTTGCATCTGCTCGTAGTTCCGGGCCACCTGCGCAATGTCGTATCCCATGGAAGACTCCTCCCGCTTCGCGAAGAATGGTCGGGAGTTTACACGCGCATCGGCGAGATGAAAACCCCCTTTTGGTGAATCCTCAGGGGAAACGTGCACGGAGCGCCGCGGCAAGGGCCGGGGCCGCATCGGGCAAGGGCCCGCGGCAGGCACGACGCGCAGCGTCGAAGAGGGCCTCGGGGCGCGACAACGCAGCGCGCGCTTCCGCCTCGTCCGCGAGCCGAACGCCGAGGCCGAGCGCCTCGACGTCCAGGGCGAGGCGCACCGACTCGGGGCTCCCGTGCAGCGGGAAAACGGCGAGCGGCACGCCGGCGATCGCGGCCTCGGCGAGCGTCGAATACCCGGCCTTCGCGAGGACGAGATCACAGGCGCCGAAATAACTTTGCGGGTCGGGCGTGATGGCAGGGAAATGGACGAGCGGGCCGCGCGGCGGCGGATCGGCGGCGTGGGAGGGCACGAGGAGCCGGACGCCCGAGGCGGGCGCGGAGGCGGAGAGGACGTCGTAAAGAACAGCGTCGAGGCTGCCGCCGAG
Protein-coding sequences here:
- a CDS encoding sensor histidine kinase; its protein translation is MILARKLAIALILGVFAVVAVHAYTRVRRLITLFETDIRHDSHVYGRVLAAAVAEVYQADGRDRARAVVQLANQRESHVRIRWVSLDVPAESVDAPAAPRVALEPVARGEEVVLRLPRLDDVNEEHLVTFVPVVAEGGGSLGAIELAESLAGEKQYVRTALFNTFLANLAVALVCGLIATGLGVWFVGRPMQSLIAQARRVGAGDLSARLALSQRDEIGQLAHEMNLMCDRLAEANARAARETDARISALEQLRHADRLATVGKLGAGIAHELGAPLQVISGRARMLCEDGTSPEEVERNARTIAEQTDRIIRIVRQLLDFARRRGAEKSRLDLRAITRRTVSLLKPLADKRTVSIEIETGEAPVEADADAEQIQQALTNLVVNGIQAMKAGGRLCVKVHEERAAPPGDIGGDEATYACIEVLDEGEGMPPDVVAHIFEPFFTTKDVGEGTGLGLSVSYGIVQEHEGFIRVDSEAGKGSRFRVYLPLCRRASPGVS
- a CDS encoding NlpC/P60 family protein: MGYDIAQVARNYEQMQGREISYAEMKCNQFVVAVLRASVNPKFPYMLANDFGSSPYFQKVTEPQAGDLVHWPGHIGIVLDPDQGTFIGSQTSTGVAEANYKKGYWNGSYGGKKPDAFLRYTGF